The Croceicoccus marinus genome contains a region encoding:
- a CDS encoding dihydrofolate reductase, with translation MTGPELFLVFARAQNGVIGQNGRLPWHIPADLAHFKRLTMGTPMIMGRATYDSLPGVLPGRRHIVLTRDEDWSGEDAEIAHDFDSAIHLANAARIAVIGGADVFAQAMPLARRIEMTEVHRDFEGDVTMPAPPADEWEETGRTDCPEDGNRPAYSFVTLRRRA, from the coding sequence CGGCGTAATCGGGCAGAACGGGCGCCTTCCGTGGCATATTCCCGCCGATCTGGCGCATTTCAAGCGGCTGACCATGGGCACGCCGATGATCATGGGCCGCGCCACTTACGATTCGCTGCCGGGCGTGCTGCCGGGCCGCCGCCACATCGTGCTGACCCGCGACGAGGACTGGAGCGGCGAGGACGCCGAGATCGCGCATGATTTCGACAGCGCGATCCACCTTGCCAATGCCGCACGCATCGCGGTGATCGGTGGTGCCGACGTGTTCGCCCAGGCCATGCCGCTGGCCCGCCGGATCGAGATGACCGAAGTCCACCGCGACTTCGAAGGCGATGTCACCATGCCCGCCCCGCCCGCCGACGAATGGGAGGAAACCGGCCGCACCGATTGTCCGGAAGATGGCAATCGTCCTGCCTACAGCTTCGTCACCCTGCGCCGCCGGGCTTGA
- a CDS encoding bifunctional riboflavin kinase/FAD synthetase: MIRLSATDPIPDKLRGAVIALGNFDGVHRGHQQVIAQARALAQERGAPLIVATFDPHPVRYFAPDLPPFRLTSLDQRQELFAGLGAAAMLVFQFDHALATTSAEDFIDDVLADRLAAGGVVTGHDFTFGKGRRGNVAMLRERCAGLGIAVRIVAPVEDGGDVVSSTRVRHALAAGDPQEAARLLTRPFAIRGEVVHGAKLGRSIGFPTANLLMGSYLRPRFGIYAITGRVLTGPLANGPVMTGAANLGVRPSFDPPTELLEPYFFNFQGDLYGQTIEVALHHFIRPEEKYETLEALKDQIARDCDEARRLLAVREA; the protein is encoded by the coding sequence ATGATTCGCCTGTCCGCCACTGATCCGATACCCGACAAGCTGCGCGGCGCCGTCATCGCGCTGGGCAATTTCGACGGCGTCCACCGCGGGCACCAGCAGGTCATCGCGCAGGCCCGCGCTCTGGCGCAAGAACGCGGCGCCCCGCTGATCGTGGCGACATTCGATCCGCATCCGGTGCGCTATTTCGCGCCAGACCTGCCGCCGTTCCGCCTCACCTCGCTCGACCAGAGGCAGGAATTGTTCGCCGGACTCGGCGCCGCCGCGATGCTGGTCTTCCAGTTCGATCATGCGTTGGCCACGACATCCGCCGAGGATTTCATCGATGACGTCCTCGCCGACAGGCTGGCGGCGGGCGGCGTCGTGACCGGGCACGATTTCACCTTCGGCAAGGGCCGCCGCGGCAACGTGGCGATGCTGCGCGAGCGGTGCGCCGGGCTGGGCATCGCGGTCCGCATCGTCGCTCCGGTCGAGGATGGCGGCGATGTCGTTTCCTCCACTCGCGTGCGCCATGCGCTGGCGGCGGGCGATCCGCAGGAAGCCGCGCGCCTGCTGACGCGTCCCTTCGCGATCCGGGGCGAAGTGGTGCACGGCGCCAAGCTGGGCCGCAGCATCGGCTTTCCCACCGCGAACCTGTTGATGGGGTCCTATCTTCGCCCGCGCTTCGGGATCTATGCGATCACCGGGCGGGTGCTGACCGGCCCCCTGGCGAACGGCCCCGTGATGACGGGCGCGGCCAATCTGGGCGTGCGGCCCAGCTTCGATCCGCCGACCGAACTGCTGGAACCGTATTTCTTCAATTTCCAGGGCGATCTGTACGGACAGACGATAGAAGTGGCCCTGCACCACTTCATCCGGCCCGAGGAAAAATACGAAACGCTTGAGGCCCTGAAGGACCAGATCGCCCGCGATTGCGACGAAGCACGGCGCTTGCTGGCCGTGCGTGAAGCCTGA